In Spirobacillus cienkowskii, a genomic segment contains:
- a CDS encoding peroxiredoxin, with amino-acid sequence MPVAKKTETVSFKPYKIKKFKALDSNAKSLSEKDFLGHWSVIYFYPKDMTSGCTIEANDFEKKLKNFNELDCHVFGVSKDSCQSHLKFAEKEDLTFTLISDDKGEMCEAFGVWKEKSMYGKKYMGIERSTFLINPNGQVVYEWRKVKVTEHVNQVLKIFKSIL; translated from the coding sequence ATGCCAGTCGCTAAAAAAACCGAAACGGTGTCTTTTAAGCCTTATAAAATAAAAAAATTTAAGGCTTTAGATTCTAATGCAAAGTCTTTGTCTGAAAAAGATTTTTTGGGACATTGGAGCGTTATTTATTTCTATCCCAAAGATATGACTTCTGGTTGTACGATAGAGGCCAATGATTTTGAAAAAAAATTAAAAAATTTTAATGAATTAGATTGTCATGTCTTTGGTGTGAGTAAAGATTCATGTCAGAGTCATCTTAAGTTTGCTGAAAAAGAGGATCTAACCTTTACTTTAATTTCCGACGACAAAGGCGAAATGTGTGAAGCTTTTGGTGTTTGGAAAGAAAAATCAATGTACGGCAAAAAATATATGGGAATTGAGCGCTCTACATTTTTAATAAATCCAAATGGACAGGTTGTTTACGAATGGCGCAAGGTTAAAGTGACTGAACATGTCAATCAAGTTTTAAAGATTTTTAAAAGCATTCTTTAG
- a CDS encoding fatty acid desaturase family protein, with protein sequence MDNQNKILIKEMVQLDSTDLAKGYPKWFRFIEIVGLILFFLLITLIFKKILFLSFELWFLFVPALFLGWIFSDFLAGVVHWAGDTWGSVDVPILGPALIRPFREHHVDPTSITRHDFIETNAASALAGIPVLSLCLLMNVGPELKLNSFLVFFIFSMIFFVFFTNQIHKWSHTSNPNKIIKFLQKYHILLNPNHHNIHHTPPFNKYYCITSGWLNPILNRIQFFPRMEIVITKFTKALPRREDLGTTVAERLFEVSQSSPISKIHE encoded by the coding sequence ATGGATAACCAAAATAAAATTTTAATCAAAGAAATGGTTCAACTTGATTCTACAGATCTTGCAAAAGGATATCCAAAATGGTTTAGATTTATAGAAATAGTTGGATTAATTCTTTTTTTTCTCCTTATAACATTAATTTTTAAAAAAATTTTATTTTTATCTTTTGAGCTATGGTTTTTATTTGTTCCCGCGTTATTTTTAGGGTGGATTTTTAGCGACTTTCTGGCTGGTGTCGTCCATTGGGCTGGGGATACTTGGGGATCTGTTGATGTTCCTATCCTTGGACCAGCTCTTATTCGACCATTCCGAGAACACCATGTGGATCCCACATCGATTACGCGTCACGATTTTATAGAAACAAATGCGGCAAGCGCTCTAGCAGGAATTCCTGTTTTGAGTCTTTGTTTATTGATGAATGTGGGGCCAGAATTAAAATTGAATTCATTTCTTGTATTTTTTATTTTTTCGATGATTTTTTTTGTTTTTTTTACCAATCAAATTCATAAATGGTCGCATACTTCTAATCCAAATAAAATAATAAAATTTTTACAGAAATATCATATTTTATTAAACCCAAATCATCATAATATTCATCACACGCCACCGTTTAATAAATACTATTGCATAACTTCGGGGTGGTTAAATCCTATTTTAAATCGTATCCAATTTTTTCCTCGAATGGAAATTGTAATCACAAAATTTACAAAGGCCTTGCCAAGGAGGGAAGATCTTGGCACAACGGTAGCTGAGAGGTTATTTGAAGTATCACAGTCTTCCCCAATAAGTAAAATTCATGAGTGA